Proteins co-encoded in one Halococcoides cellulosivorans genomic window:
- a CDS encoding DUF7342 family protein, producing the protein MTDEPSGDRTELTRGERVRAAARTLRTPRTAAWVADETDVSAKTARKYLDQLVEDDVLRVVEQDGQRRYCIDQLMATYREIATLQREHDREALTSSLVSIRSSIADWKDEFGVDTPGELRASIADLDAIDEIDRRRDIASEWEHLADRQPVLRAALNEYDWASERDALSV; encoded by the coding sequence GTGACCGACGAGCCATCTGGCGACCGAACCGAGTTGACACGCGGAGAGCGTGTCCGGGCGGCCGCGCGGACGCTTCGGACGCCGCGGACGGCGGCGTGGGTCGCCGACGAAACTGACGTCTCCGCCAAGACCGCCCGGAAGTATCTCGACCAACTCGTCGAGGACGACGTGCTGCGTGTCGTCGAGCAAGACGGCCAGCGACGCTACTGTATCGACCAGTTGATGGCGACTTACCGGGAGATCGCGACCCTCCAGCGCGAACACGACCGTGAGGCACTGACGAGTTCTCTCGTGTCGATTCGATCGTCGATCGCCGACTGGAAAGACGAGTTCGGGGTCGATACGCCGGGCGAACTCCGCGCGTCGATCGCAGACCTCGACGCGATCGACGAGATCGATCGCCGCCGCGATATCGCCAGCGAGTGGGAACATCTCGCCGACCGTCAGCCAGTCCTCAGGGCCGCGCTCAACGAGTACGACTGGGCGAGCGAGCGAGACGCACTGTCGGTCTGA
- a CDS encoding metal-dependent hydrolase: MELTWFGHSTWRVEIDSTTLLIDPFFDNPKTDADPTDVDPDYVLLTHGHADHIADVGAYDCPVAGTPEVVGYCEQAFDIGETIGFNLGGTIELGDAHVTMHRADHSNGMETAPDATGGMPAGYLIGAAPPLAADDDPVFYHAGDTALMSEMADVIGEFLEPDVAAVPIGDHFTMGPEQAAIAVDWVGADLALPMHYDSFPPIEVDTDEFADAVESHSDARALVCDADERLAVESELPATAAD, encoded by the coding sequence ATGGAGCTTACCTGGTTCGGCCACTCGACCTGGCGTGTCGAGATAGACTCGACGACGCTGCTGATCGATCCGTTCTTCGACAATCCCAAGACCGACGCGGACCCGACCGACGTGGATCCCGACTACGTCCTCCTGACCCACGGTCACGCCGACCACATCGCCGACGTGGGGGCCTACGACTGCCCGGTCGCGGGCACGCCCGAGGTCGTGGGCTACTGCGAGCAGGCGTTCGACATCGGCGAGACGATCGGGTTCAACCTCGGTGGGACGATCGAACTGGGCGACGCTCACGTGACGATGCATCGCGCGGACCACTCCAACGGCATGGAGACCGCGCCCGACGCCACCGGTGGGATGCCCGCGGGCTATCTGATCGGTGCGGCCCCGCCGCTCGCGGCCGACGACGATCCGGTGTTTTACCATGCTGGCGATACCGCGCTGATGAGCGAGATGGCCGACGTGATCGGCGAGTTCCTCGAACCGGACGTCGCGGCCGTGCCGATCGGCGATCACTTCACGATGGGGCCCGAGCAGGCCGCGATCGCCGTCGACTGGGTCGGAGCCGATCTCGCGCTCCCGATGCACTACGACTCGTTCCCGCCGATCGAGGTGGACACCGACGAGTTCGCCGATGCGGTCGAATCGCACAGCGACGCTCGGGCGCTCGTCTGCGATGCGGACGAACGACTCGCTGTCGAGTCGGAACTCCCCGCGACCGCGGCGGACTGA
- a CDS encoding DUF7565 family protein, giving the protein MSRWECAIEGDDRTFDRVEDLIVHQASAHEHVECKVCGTVLPDGYFAIRHAFEEHTRADYVRAYDATAAEVRRREQVKQVVESAADIREVVDRLEGGDGTL; this is encoded by the coding sequence ATGTCCCGCTGGGAGTGTGCCATCGAGGGCGACGATCGGACCTTCGATCGGGTCGAAGACCTGATCGTCCACCAGGCCAGCGCGCACGAGCACGTCGAGTGCAAGGTCTGCGGGACCGTCCTGCCCGACGGCTACTTCGCGATTCGCCACGCCTTCGAGGAACACACCCGGGCGGACTACGTGCGGGCCTACGACGCGACGGCCGCCGAGGTCCGCCGTCGCGAACAGGTCAAACAGGTCGTCGAGTCCGCCGCCGACATCCGCGAGGTCGTCGACCGCCTGGAGGGCGGCGACGGCACGCTCTAA
- a CDS encoding glucose 1-dehydrogenase: MDGLDGAVTIVTGASTGIGDAAAQRFAAEGARVVVADVNVQDGQQTVADIESAGGEATFVETDVSDEESVEALVEATVDTYGGLDFAFNNAGIDGESGATADQPMDNWESVIGVNLKGVFCSMRAQIPAMLESGGGSIVNTASIAGVVGFPGLSPYVASKHGVLGLTKSAALEFAADGVRVNAICPGVIRTPMTDDSDTADAAADATPMGRLGDPEEIGDAAVWLCSDDASFVTGESMVIDGGYVTQ, from the coding sequence ATGGACGGACTCGATGGAGCAGTCACGATCGTCACGGGCGCGAGCACAGGGATCGGAGACGCCGCCGCACAGCGATTCGCCGCCGAAGGCGCACGGGTCGTCGTCGCGGACGTGAACGTCCAGGACGGCCAGCAGACCGTCGCGGACATCGAATCGGCGGGCGGTGAGGCGACGTTCGTCGAGACCGACGTGAGCGACGAGGAAAGCGTCGAGGCGCTCGTCGAGGCGACCGTCGACACCTACGGCGGTCTCGACTTCGCGTTCAACAACGCTGGCATCGACGGGGAAAGCGGCGCGACTGCCGACCAACCGATGGACAACTGGGAGTCGGTCATCGGCGTGAATCTCAAGGGCGTGTTCTGCTCGATGCGCGCCCAGATCCCCGCGATGCTCGAATCGGGCGGTGGGTCGATCGTCAACACCGCCTCGATCGCTGGCGTCGTCGGTTTTCCCGGTCTGAGCCCCTACGTCGCGAGCAAACACGGCGTGCTCGGCCTGACGAAGTCCGCCGCGCTGGAATTCGCCGCCGACGGCGTCCGGGTCAACGCCATCTGTCCGGGTGTGATCCGGACGCCGATGACCGACGACTCCGACACGGCGGACGCGGCCGCGGACGCGACGCCGATGGGCCGCCTGGGTGATCCCGAGGAGATCGGTGACGCCGCGGTCTGGCTCTGCTCGGACGACGCCTCCTTCGTCACCGGCGAGTCGATGGTGATCGACGGCGGCTACGTCACGCAGTGA
- a CDS encoding YhbY family RNA-binding protein, translating to MTDRRQQIHDLDVSLWVGKRGLDPAVEELAAQLDDRAFVKVRFHRAARGGTTTDELAADLADRAGADLVETRGHTAVYE from the coding sequence ATGACCGATCGACGCCAGCAGATTCACGACCTCGACGTGAGCCTCTGGGTGGGCAAGCGTGGCCTCGACCCCGCCGTCGAGGAACTCGCGGCCCAACTCGACGATCGCGCGTTCGTCAAGGTCCGCTTCCACCGCGCGGCACGGGGCGGAACGACCACCGACGAGTTGGCGGCCGACCTGGCCGACCGCGCCGGCGCGGATCTCGTCGAGACGAGAGGGCACACCGCCGTCTACGAATGA
- a CDS encoding DUF5798 family protein codes for MALTDTAKRVQKMVEVAEELYERMVELREHVIEIRKKLNTTADTVDGLDRDVAENRALIEAIAAEQGLDPDAIIAEASIEDVDADDESAEGDADEDSDGGSDEATPDSPAESTDSASDER; via the coding sequence ATGGCACTCACCGACACGGCGAAACGCGTCCAGAAGATGGTCGAGGTCGCCGAGGAGCTGTACGAGCGGATGGTCGAACTCCGCGAGCACGTCATCGAGATCCGCAAGAAGCTCAACACGACTGCCGACACCGTCGACGGCCTCGACCGAGACGTCGCGGAAAATCGTGCGCTCATCGAGGCGATCGCCGCCGAGCAGGGGCTCGATCCCGACGCGATCATCGCCGAGGCGTCGATCGAGGACGTGGACGCGGACGACGAGTCCGCGGAGGGGGACGCGGACGAGGATTCAGACGGCGGGAGCGACGAGGCCACGCCCGACTCGCCCGCCGAGAGTACCGACAGCGCGAGCGACGAGCGTTAG
- a CDS encoding CoA-binding protein: MSLSDDAITDLLASAETIAVVGCSSTPGKAAHDVPKYLDGHGYNILPVNPFADEILGREAVDSLADIDESVDIVDVFRPSDEVPEIIDSALDNTDDAAIWLQLGIDHPNAVERARAAGRSVVADRCMKIEHGRLIET, from the coding sequence ATGTCACTCTCTGACGACGCGATCACCGACCTGCTCGCATCGGCCGAAACGATCGCCGTGGTCGGCTGTTCGAGCACGCCCGGTAAGGCCGCCCACGACGTCCCGAAGTATCTCGACGGGCACGGCTACAACATCCTGCCAGTCAACCCGTTCGCCGACGAGATCCTGGGCCGCGAGGCCGTCGATTCGCTCGCCGACATCGACGAATCGGTCGACATCGTCGACGTGTTCCGCCCGAGCGACGAAGTCCCGGAGATCATCGACAGTGCGCTCGACAATACGGACGATGCGGCGATCTGGCTGCAACTCGGTATCGATCACCCCAATGCCGTCGAACGCGCCAGAGCGGCGGGCCGGTCGGTCGTCGCCGATCGGTGCATGAAGATCGAACACGGCCGCCTGATCGAAACCTAA
- a CDS encoding SLC13 family permease, translating into MAVAQLGQIAGLLAESPLTVDMLVVFAIIAVALVLFVWQPIPIDTTAIAVMVALIVLEPWTGVTPADGVSGFSNPATVTVLAMFVLSEGVRRTGAVQILTRAISKYTGDSDLKQLLAVIGLGGPPAGFINNTPIVAILIPAVNEIARKADTSPSKLLMPLSFAAMMGGTLTLIGTSTNLLASDVWARQGGPAAAPFTMFEFTQLGVVVFAVGVVYLLTVGRYLTPARISPAGSREEFGLSEYLTDVVVREGSPLAGTTVREIHRTDEFAIEVFQIVRDGHTIAHDLSTQRLQAGDILAVRTDEDTIQRVLDADGLDLLADVIDDIEDERSADIRDAVVGDMGDADRPRDTDADRDTAANDSDDEAVMTEVVLLPGSWLSGRAYRIADFEHQYDLSVLAVRRGSEVIRKRMRDVRLRGGDTLLIQASGPTVEELRTARNVVVSGNDDWESFDRRKIPIAVGIVGGVVALAALDVLPIMVSALAGIVAMIVTGCLRPADAYDAVSWDVIFLLAGVIPLGIAMEQSGAAALLGTMIVGVGDLLPPLAMLGVFYLFTAVLTNVISNNASVVLMIPIAIDAAVSLGANPFSFVLAVTFAASTAFMTPVGYQTNLMVYGPGGYRFGDFVRVGLPLQLLLTIVTPLAIAYFWGV; encoded by the coding sequence ATGGCGGTCGCACAGCTGGGTCAGATAGCGGGACTCCTCGCGGAATCGCCGCTCACCGTGGACATGCTGGTCGTGTTCGCGATCATCGCCGTCGCGCTCGTGCTGTTCGTCTGGCAGCCGATCCCGATCGACACGACGGCGATCGCCGTCATGGTCGCGTTGATCGTCCTCGAACCCTGGACCGGGGTGACGCCCGCCGACGGCGTCTCGGGATTCTCGAACCCCGCGACGGTGACCGTCCTCGCGATGTTCGTGTTGAGCGAGGGGGTCCGGCGAACGGGGGCGGTTCAGATCCTCACGCGGGCGATATCGAAATACACCGGCGACAGCGACCTCAAGCAGTTGCTCGCGGTGATCGGCCTCGGGGGGCCACCGGCGGGCTTTATCAACAACACCCCGATCGTCGCGATCTTGATCCCGGCGGTCAACGAGATCGCCCGCAAGGCCGACACCTCACCGTCGAAGCTGTTGATGCCACTCTCCTTTGCGGCGATGATGGGCGGGACACTCACCCTGATCGGGACCTCGACGAACCTGCTCGCGAGTGACGTCTGGGCGCGCCAGGGCGGGCCCGCCGCCGCGCCGTTTACGATGTTCGAGTTCACCCAGCTCGGCGTCGTCGTCTTCGCCGTCGGCGTCGTCTATCTGCTGACCGTCGGGCGATACCTGACGCCAGCGCGCATCAGCCCCGCCGGCTCGCGCGAGGAGTTCGGGCTCTCGGAGTATCTCACCGACGTGGTCGTCCGAGAGGGGTCGCCGCTGGCCGGCACGACCGTGCGCGAGATCCACCGCACCGACGAGTTCGCGATCGAGGTGTTCCAGATCGTCCGCGACGGCCACACGATCGCCCACGATCTCAGCACGCAGCGACTCCAGGCGGGCGACATCCTCGCCGTCCGGACCGACGAGGACACGATCCAGCGCGTGCTCGACGCCGACGGCCTGGACCTGCTCGCGGACGTCATAGACGACATCGAGGACGAACGATCGGCAGACATTCGCGACGCCGTCGTCGGCGACATGGGAGACGCCGACCGGCCACGCGACACCGACGCGGACCGCGACACCGCCGCGAACGATAGCGACGACGAGGCCGTCATGACCGAAGTCGTCCTCCTGCCGGGGTCGTGGCTCTCGGGCCGGGCGTATCGCATCGCCGATTTCGAACACCAGTACGATCTGAGCGTGCTCGCGGTCCGTCGGGGCAGCGAGGTGATCCGCAAGCGCATGCGCGACGTGAGACTCCGCGGCGGCGACACCCTGCTGATCCAGGCCTCGGGGCCGACCGTCGAGGAGTTACGTACCGCCCGGAACGTCGTCGTCTCGGGCAACGACGACTGGGAGTCGTTCGACCGCCGGAAGATTCCGATCGCGGTCGGGATCGTCGGTGGCGTCGTCGCACTCGCCGCCCTCGACGTCCTCCCGATCATGGTGAGTGCGCTCGCGGGCATCGTCGCGATGATCGTCACCGGCTGTCTCCGGCCCGCAGACGCCTACGACGCCGTCAGCTGGGACGTGATCTTCCTGCTCGCGGGCGTGATCCCGCTCGGCATCGCGATGGAGCAGTCGGGCGCGGCGGCGCTGCTGGGGACGATGATCGTCGGCGTGGGCGATCTACTCCCACCGCTGGCCATGCTCGGGGTGTTCTACCTCTTTACCGCGGTGCTCACCAACGTGATCAGCAACAACGCCAGCGTCGTGTTGATGATCCCGATCGCCATCGACGCGGCCGTCAGCCTCGGCGCGAACCCGTTTTCGTTCGTGCTCGCGGTGACGTTCGCCGCCTCGACGGCGTTCATGACGCCCGTCGGCTACCAGACGAATCTGATGGTCTACGGGCCCGGTGGCTACCGATTCGGTGATTTCGTCCGGGTGGGACTCCCCTTGCAACTGTTGCTTACGATCGTGACGCCACTCGCGATTGCGTACTTCTGGGGCGTGTGA
- a CDS encoding antitoxin VapB family protein → MSTIRVSDDVKERLRDLKRDDESFDDLLDRLSRQDTDVDEIAGCLAFADDDGDLLDRMDDAHDELSDSLDGHVGR, encoded by the coding sequence GTGAGCACGATACGCGTCTCCGACGACGTCAAAGAGCGGTTACGGGACCTGAAACGTGACGACGAGTCGTTCGACGACCTGCTGGATCGACTCAGTCGCCAGGACACCGACGTCGACGAGATCGCGGGCTGTCTGGCCTTTGCGGACGATGATGGCGACCTTCTGGATCGGATGGACGACGCCCACGACGAGTTGAGCGATTCGCTGGACGGACACGTTGGACGATGA
- a CDS encoding type II toxin-antitoxin system VapC family toxin, with translation MIVLDRDVLAKISGRDVDQGVLNHCRQYSREEWTIPAIVAWESYKAVSERSQKRRVQRALADNFDRILDLTDDAGLEAAALDESLSAQGVTLDTADLLNLAIAHEAGGTFVTHNANDFDTPPVHDLVDIDVVTGDST, from the coding sequence ATGATCGTCCTCGACAGGGACGTTCTGGCGAAAATTTCCGGACGAGACGTCGACCAGGGCGTCCTCAACCATTGCCGACAGTACAGCCGAGAGGAGTGGACGATTCCAGCGATCGTCGCCTGGGAGTCGTACAAAGCGGTGTCGGAACGGTCACAGAAGCGACGTGTCCAGCGGGCACTGGCCGACAACTTCGATCGGATTCTCGACCTGACCGACGACGCTGGTCTCGAAGCCGCCGCACTCGACGAGAGCCTCTCAGCGCAGGGCGTCACACTCGACACCGCCGATCTCCTGAATCTCGCAATCGCCCACGAGGCCGGCGGCACGTTCGTCACCCACAACGCCAACGACTTCGATACGCCACCAGTTCACGACCTCGTCGATATCGACGTCGTGACCGGCGACTCAACCTGA
- a CDS encoding sodium:calcium antiporter encodes MVGLPAALGLLAVTPAIIWIGSTFFEQSAGRLSKHYGLPVAVHGAIVLAVGSSVPEISSIVISTVVHGEFALGVGAIVGSAIFNLLVIPALSGLTSESLEATRDIVHKDAQFYIISVLVLFVVFALGATYVPGGTNEAAILTPALVVLPLLTYGVYVFLHQQDASAHVAPDGPAIAPIREWATLAGALVVIAVGVEGIVRAALSLGALFETPTFLWGVTVIAAATSLPDAFVSIRAARNDDSVTSLTNVLGSNTFNLLVAIPVGVLLAGTATIDFRVAVPTMGFLGVATLVFVVFTRTDLELTDREAIGFLALYGLFLVWMILESIGAIETVRGI; translated from the coding sequence ATGGTCGGACTGCCCGCCGCTCTCGGTCTCCTCGCGGTCACCCCCGCGATCATCTGGATCGGCAGTACCTTCTTCGAGCAGTCCGCCGGACGCCTGAGCAAACACTACGGCCTGCCGGTCGCCGTCCACGGCGCGATCGTGCTCGCGGTCGGATCGAGCGTTCCCGAGATCAGTTCGATCGTCATCAGCACGGTCGTCCACGGCGAGTTCGCGCTCGGCGTCGGCGCGATCGTCGGGAGTGCGATCTTCAACCTGCTGGTGATCCCCGCGCTCTCGGGGCTCACCAGCGAGAGCCTCGAAGCCACGCGGGATATCGTCCACAAGGACGCCCAGTTTTACATCATCAGCGTGCTCGTGCTCTTCGTCGTCTTCGCGCTGGGGGCGACGTACGTCCCGGGCGGGACGAACGAGGCCGCGATCTTGACGCCCGCACTGGTCGTCCTCCCCTTGCTCACCTACGGCGTCTACGTCTTTTTACACCAGCAAGACGCGAGCGCCCACGTCGCGCCGGACGGGCCGGCGATCGCACCGATTCGGGAGTGGGCCACGCTCGCGGGCGCGCTCGTCGTCATCGCCGTCGGCGTCGAGGGCATCGTCCGCGCGGCGCTCTCGCTCGGCGCGCTCTTCGAGACCCCCACCTTCCTCTGGGGCGTAACCGTCATCGCCGCCGCGACGAGTCTGCCCGACGCGTTCGTCAGCATCCGGGCCGCTCGAAACGACGACAGCGTCACCAGCCTGACGAACGTCCTCGGGTCGAACACGTTCAACCTGCTCGTCGCCATCCCCGTCGGCGTCCTCCTCGCGGGGACGGCGACGATCGACTTCCGGGTGGCGGTCCCGACGATGGGGTTTCTGGGGGTCGCGACGCTCGTCTTCGTCGTCTTCACGCGGACGGACCTCGAGTTGACCGACCGCGAGGCGATCGGCTTCCTCGCGCTGTACGGCCTCTTCCTGGTGTGGATGATCCTCGAGTCGATCGGTGCGATCGAGACGGTCCGCGGGATCTGA
- a CDS encoding mechanosensitive ion channel family protein encodes MSVLDTNVTAGPIGQTLDAAGLPYAAEIGSALTFFAVFVALVIVGRAVVAPAIGRVLQARNLDAHARKPLIKLVNIAVLFVAVAVAFGLAGFGSFLQSLATIAAAGTLAIGFALQDVMKNLAAGVFIFTDRPFRIGDWIEWDDYSGRVEDISLRVTRVRTFDNELLTVPNSHLTDGVIKNPVDADRLRVKVDFGIGYDDDIDAATDIVLDEAEAHPDVLATPDPSVRVTELGDSSVVLQSRVWIGDPSRSDVVRIRGEYTASVKERFDDAGIDIPYPNRTVSGGLTVEGAAFETE; translated from the coding sequence ATGAGCGTCCTCGACACCAACGTCACGGCGGGCCCGATCGGCCAGACGCTCGACGCGGCAGGGCTGCCCTATGCCGCCGAGATCGGCAGCGCACTCACCTTCTTCGCCGTCTTCGTGGCACTCGTGATCGTGGGCCGGGCGGTCGTCGCGCCGGCGATCGGCCGTGTCCTGCAGGCCCGGAATCTCGACGCACACGCCCGGAAACCCCTGATCAAACTCGTCAACATCGCCGTTCTGTTCGTCGCGGTCGCGGTCGCCTTCGGCCTCGCGGGCTTCGGAAGCTTCCTCCAGTCGCTCGCGACCATCGCCGCCGCCGGGACGCTCGCGATCGGGTTCGCCCTGCAGGACGTGATGAAAAACCTCGCGGCGGGCGTGTTCATCTTCACCGATCGGCCGTTCCGCATCGGTGATTGGATCGAGTGGGACGATTACAGCGGGCGCGTCGAGGACATCAGCCTCCGGGTGACCCGCGTCCGGACGTTCGACAACGAACTGCTGACGGTCCCGAACAGCCACCTCACCGACGGCGTCATCAAGAACCCGGTCGACGCCGACCGGTTGCGCGTCAAAGTCGACTTTGGCATCGGGTACGACGACGACATCGACGCTGCGACCGACATCGTCCTCGACGAGGCCGAGGCCCACCCGGACGTGCTCGCGACCCCCGACCCCTCGGTGCGGGTGACCGAACTCGGTGACTCGTCGGTCGTCCTCCAGTCGCGGGTCTGGATCGGTGATCCGAGTCGGTCGGACGTGGTGCGGATCCGCGGCGAGTACACCGCCAGCGTCAAAGAGCGATTCGACGACGCCGGCATCGACATCCCGTATCCGAATCGCACGGTCAGCGGCGGGCTGACCGTCGAGGGCGCGGCGTTCGAGACCGAGTGA
- a CDS encoding AbrB/MazE/SpoVT family DNA-binding domain-containing protein: MSPDDRRIDSTGRLTIPKAMRDRLGIDTGDRVTIEIDDAFVIRPQTDREEFVTTMEGCITAETRRESARPISPAELRADWTSDRPDERSL, encoded by the coding sequence ATGAGTCCCGACGACCGGCGAATCGATTCCACGGGGCGACTCACGATCCCGAAAGCGATGCGGGATCGTCTCGGGATCGACACCGGCGATCGCGTCACTATCGAAATCGACGACGCGTTCGTCATCCGGCCCCAGACCGACCGCGAGGAGTTCGTCACCACGATGGAGGGGTGTATCACGGCCGAGACCCGCCGCGAGTCCGCTCGACCGATCTCGCCGGCGGAGTTGAGAGCAGACTGGACCTCTGACCGTCCCGACGAACGATCGCTGTGA